The DNA region GAATGTACCATCAAGCTACTCTTTTTGTTGTTTATTTGTTATTTTCTCTTTATGGTTGGTTTTAATGGTCGAATAGTCACAAAAAAGAGGTAGCGTTAGAGCAAAATATGGAGAACTATGCTTAGGAAAATTGTTTCAGGTGGGCAGGCAGGTGCCGATCAAGCCGCTCTTGACGTTGCTATCAAACTTAATATTCCACATGGGGGCTGGATACCTAAAGGCAGGCTAACTGAAGATGGCCCTTTGCCAGATAAGTACAACCTCCAAGAGATGTCATGTGATAGTTACAATAAAAGGACTGAGCAGAATGTCATTGATTCTGATGGAACATTAATTGTCTCTCATGGGAAGCTTACTGGCGGGTCAGAATTAACCGCCAAACTTGCTACTAAACACTGTAAGCCATATCTCCATGTAGATATGGACAAAATGTCACTTGCATACTCTGTGCGTCTGTTAAAG from Desulfobulbaceae bacterium includes:
- a CDS encoding putative molybdenum carrier protein, with translation MLRKIVSGGQAGADQAALDVAIKLNIPHGGWIPKGRLTEDGPLPDKYNLQEMSCDSYNKRTEQNVIDSDGTLIVSHGKLTGGSELTAKLATKHCKPYLHVDMDKMSLAYSVRLLKTWRTDNGIKVLNVAGSRQSGNPKIYDVTVKLLESAFSK